A stretch of the Ktedonobacterales bacterium genome encodes the following:
- a CDS encoding ABC transporter permease subunit, with translation MSDQTLKASAGALPKAGIASRVGEREEARAMSLSRRRRASPWTFLIYVFLVVMTIFALFPIYFVLQASLRGNQTLYTTDLQLFPTKPTLDNYRFVLTQLPFLNWVWNSIYVCGLATLIGLFCSTTAAYALARFRFRGRQLTLVVLLGIYAFPSLLALMAYYLLLQSLHLINTLEGLALVYAAQSVVFGAWNMKGYFDTLPVELEQAALVDGATPTQAFWRVTLPLAAPALATTALFAFILGWNEFALANILLNSNGLGGESLGTNITFPVGIYSLTSNFRVPWGYFAAASVMVAVPIMILFFYLQRFFKSGLTIGSVKG, from the coding sequence ATGAGTGACCAGACGTTGAAGGCGAGCGCCGGCGCGCTGCCAAAGGCCGGGATAGCGAGCAGGGTGGGCGAACGCGAGGAAGCGAGAGCCATGAGCCTGAGTCGGCGGCGCAGGGCAAGCCCCTGGACTTTCTTGATCTACGTGTTTCTCGTGGTTATGACCATCTTTGCGCTGTTCCCCATTTATTTTGTCCTCCAGGCATCGCTGCGCGGCAATCAGACCCTCTATACTACTGATCTTCAACTCTTTCCGACGAAACCAACCCTGGATAACTATAGGTTTGTTCTCACTCAGCTTCCTTTCCTGAACTGGGTGTGGAACTCGATCTATGTCTGCGGCCTGGCGACGCTGATTGGCCTGTTCTGTTCGACTACTGCGGCGTATGCGCTGGCTCGCTTCCGCTTTCGGGGTCGGCAGCTTACGCTGGTGGTTCTGCTGGGCATCTATGCGTTTCCGAGCCTGCTTGCTCTGATGGCCTACTACCTGCTTTTGCAGTCGCTGCACCTGATTAATACGCTGGAGGGGCTGGCGTTAGTCTACGCGGCGCAGTCGGTGGTGTTTGGGGCGTGGAATATGAAGGGCTATTTTGATACGCTGCCTGTGGAACTGGAGCAGGCGGCGCTGGTGGATGGGGCAACCCCTACCCAGGCGTTTTGGCGTGTCACCCTCCCGCTGGCGGCTCCGGCGCTGGCAACCACGGCGCTCTTTGCGTTTATCCTGGGCTGGAATGAGTTTGCCCTCGCAAATATCCTGCTGAACTCGAACGGCCTGGGAGGAGAGAGCCTGGGGACCAATATCACCTTTCCAGTCGGAATCTACAGCCTGACAAGCAATTTCCGCGTGCCGTGGGGCTATTTCGCCGCAGCTTCGGTGATGGTTGCCGTTCCGATTATGATCCTGTTCTTCTACTTGCAGCGGTTCTTTAAGTCCGGCTTGACGATTGGAAGCGTCAAAGGCTAA
- a CDS encoding sugar ABC transporter permease → MLTVKRRTIAMYLLPLFTAVAIINLYPILYMVTISFTNKSLFHLDDYHFVGLQNYQQALGSLQSDFLYVVLLTFLYVFVCVALFLIFGMLTALALNNPRIKGLPFWRMALILPWAVPSPITALVWKFMFHYDFGPINKLLRVAFGPEAGVPWLTTSWGTFAAVVIINLWLSYPFFTVVILGALQSVPQELHEAASVDGANAWKRFRYVTLPLLRPAITPATILSAITTFQMFNTVWLVNRGGPITSALKPGFTSYVMIYMYNKLFGDTGGNPKYGAMGAVAVLIFVILLLMTIISLRATNLTKEAQA, encoded by the coding sequence ATGCTGACGGTAAAGCGTAGAACGATTGCCATGTATTTGCTGCCGCTTTTTACCGCAGTTGCCATCATCAATCTCTACCCGATTCTGTACATGGTTACCATCTCGTTTACCAACAAGAGCCTGTTTCATCTCGATGATTATCACTTTGTTGGCTTACAAAATTATCAGCAGGCGTTGGGCAGCTTGCAAAGCGATTTTTTGTATGTCGTCCTGCTCACTTTCCTGTATGTATTTGTCTGTGTCGCGCTCTTTCTGATCTTCGGGATGTTGACGGCGCTGGCGTTGAACAACCCCAGGATCAAAGGGCTGCCTTTCTGGCGGATGGCGTTGATCTTGCCCTGGGCGGTACCCAGTCCCATCACGGCGCTCGTCTGGAAGTTCATGTTTCATTATGACTTTGGCCCGATTAACAAGCTGCTGCGGGTGGCATTTGGGCCGGAGGCCGGGGTTCCCTGGCTGACGACTTCGTGGGGAACCTTTGCTGCGGTGGTTATTATCAATCTCTGGCTTTCTTATCCCTTTTTCACGGTGGTGATTCTGGGCGCTTTGCAAAGCGTACCCCAGGAATTGCACGAGGCGGCCAGCGTGGATGGCGCGAATGCCTGGAAGCGTTTCCGCTATGTCACTTTGCCGCTGCTCCGCCCAGCCATCACGCCCGCAACCATCTTGAGTGCTATCACCACTTTCCAGATGTTCAATACGGTCTGGCTGGTGAACCGAGGCGGGCCAATCACCAGCGCGCTCAAGCCTGGTTTTACCTCGTATGTGATGATCTACATGTACAACAAGCTCTTTGGGGATACCGGCGGTAATCCCAAATATGGCGCTATGGGGGCGGTGGCCGTGTTGATCTTTGTGATCCTGCTGCTGATGACGATTATTTCGCTGCGCGCCACGAATCTGACCAAGGAGGCCCAGGCATGA
- a CDS encoding extracellular solute-binding protein — MSIKRVGAYLLPLALISAFFLAACGSSPGGPASKNIDYSGNIVIWHGWEGSYLAEKQAIFDAYHKMHPNVTITLVHQEDVVQKSVTAINAGSGPDIIAWADDSLGTLAQSRIVIPLDDYISKSFVDKTYNKAAAQGVEFNNHVWGVPEAVEAVTIMYNKSLISADQLPKTTDDMLTFAQNYQAQHPGSYGIVWPTEDAYYNAGWFYGAGAFYVHEDGKVGLNTPAGISAGKFLDSFKPYLPSQIDGGVASSLFKEGKAAAVIDGPWNYNDYSKSTNDNVGFAMLPVVSSSSKAAQPFVGVKSLWVTKLSKNPALDADLMTFYTNAENQIAMAKANGEIPANLAADNDASVKALASVGGFALQATLGTALPNTPYMSQLWKPVADALTAIWTGAQTPEAALADAQQAAEHNIQQLNS, encoded by the coding sequence ATGTCTATCAAGCGTGTCGGCGCGTACCTTCTTCCGCTCGCACTCATCAGCGCATTTTTCCTGGCTGCCTGTGGTTCTAGCCCTGGTGGCCCTGCCAGCAAGAACATTGATTACAGCGGTAATATCGTCATCTGGCATGGCTGGGAGGGCAGCTATCTGGCAGAGAAGCAGGCCATTTTTGATGCCTATCATAAGATGCACCCGAATGTAACCATTACGCTGGTTCACCAGGAAGATGTGGTGCAAAAGTCCGTTACGGCGATCAACGCTGGCTCTGGCCCGGATATAATCGCCTGGGCGGATGATTCGCTGGGTACGCTGGCGCAAAGCCGGATCGTGATTCCGCTGGACGACTACATCAGCAAGAGTTTCGTTGATAAAACCTATAATAAGGCAGCGGCGCAGGGTGTGGAGTTCAACAATCATGTGTGGGGCGTGCCGGAGGCAGTCGAAGCGGTGACGATCATGTACAACAAGTCGCTCATATCCGCCGACCAACTGCCCAAGACCACCGACGATATGCTGACGTTCGCACAGAACTACCAGGCGCAGCACCCTGGGAGCTATGGTATAGTCTGGCCTACTGAGGACGCCTATTATAACGCCGGGTGGTTCTATGGCGCTGGCGCGTTCTATGTGCATGAGGACGGCAAAGTTGGCCTGAATACCCCGGCTGGGATTTCGGCGGGCAAGTTCCTGGATTCCTTTAAGCCCTATCTGCCAAGCCAGATTGATGGCGGTGTTGCCAGTTCGCTCTTTAAGGAAGGCAAAGCGGCGGCGGTCATTGATGGCCCCTGGAACTACAACGACTACTCTAAAAGCACGAACGATAACGTCGGTTTTGCGATGCTGCCGGTGGTATCTTCCAGCAGCAAGGCTGCTCAGCCGTTCGTAGGGGTGAAGTCGCTGTGGGTGACGAAGCTGTCCAAGAATCCGGCCCTGGATGCTGACCTGATGACGTTCTACACGAACGCTGAGAATCAGATTGCGATGGCGAAGGCCAACGGCGAGATTCCGGCGAACCTGGCCGCCGATAATGACGCGAGCGTGAAGGCGCTGGCATCGGTGGGCGGCTTTGCGCTTCAAGCAACCCTGGGAACGGCCCTGCCGAATACGCCGTATATGTCGCAGTTGTGGAAGCCGGTGGCTGACGCGCTGACCGCTATCTGGACCGGAGCGCAGACACCTGAAGCCGCGCTGGCAGATGCGCAGCAAGCGGCTGAGCATAACATCCAACAACTCAACTCGTAG
- a CDS encoding MarR family transcriptional regulator, translating to MSRGEEEKDVTQEVYQMLKKAFLLLDDCDRHFFTTYGLSSRQFWALQHLDEQQGRSMVDLSRVLLTDKSNVTAIVDRLERASLARRTPDARDRRVFLITLTPEGRRLRDFVCKEHEARIRELIGVVNEGHLHTLLDHLTTISDNLESYLEQADNPPLALPG from the coding sequence ATGAGTCGAGGCGAAGAAGAAAAGGATGTCACCCAGGAGGTCTATCAGATGCTGAAAAAGGCGTTTCTCTTACTTGATGACTGTGACCGCCACTTCTTCACCACCTATGGCCTTAGCTCCCGCCAGTTCTGGGCCTTACAGCATCTCGATGAACAGCAGGGACGTTCAATGGTTGACCTGAGTCGGGTCTTGCTGACCGATAAAAGTAATGTCACTGCCATTGTAGATCGGCTGGAGCGAGCTTCTCTGGCCCGGCGCACCCCTGACGCGCGTGATCGCCGCGTCTTTCTCATTACGCTGACCCCCGAAGGTCGTCGCTTGCGTGATTTCGTCTGCAAGGAGCATGAAGCGCGTATTCGTGAGCTGATTGGTGTCGTCAACGAGGGCCATTTACACACTCTGCTGGATCATCTGACGACGATCAGCGATAACCTGGAGAGCTATCTGGAGCAGGCTGATAATCCTCCGCTCGCTCTGCCAGGATAG